TTTTCCCTTTGGCAAGGCAAACTAGAATGCCTTTTCCAGTAAATGCTACTAGAAGTATTGAAGCTTTTCAACTAATTCATATGGATGTTTGGGGACCTTACAAGATTGCTACCTATAATGGAATAAAGTTTTTTCTTACATTAGTGGATCATTACACTAGATGGACTTGGACTTTTCTGTTAAGACTGAAATCTGATGTAGTTTTCATCCTTAAGAATTTTCTTGCTATGGTTAAAACTCAATTTGGCAATTCTGTTAAAATGTTCAGGTCAGATAATGGGAGTGAGTTTTTCAATACTCAATGTAGGGAATTATTTCAGCTACATGGGATCTTGCACCAAAGTTCATGCTCTTACACACCTCAACAGAATGGGGTAGTAGAAAGAAGACACATACACATTTTGGAGATTGCAAAGGCTATCATATTCCATGGTCACCTACCAGCTAGATTTTGGAGAGATTGCAATGGGACAGCTGTGTATATTATCAATAGAGGGCCATCCACATTGCTCGGTAACAAGTCACCTTTTAAATTGTTGTATCACAGACAACCTTCTCTATCTCATATAAGAATCATAGGGTGCTTATGCTTTGCTTCATTGTTACCTAAAACCGATAAGTTTGGGCCTCGAGCTATGAAGTTTGTACTATTAGGGTATGCAGCACTCCAGAAAGGATATAAACTTCTTGACCTTGAGCACAATGTATATTTCATCAGCATAGATGTAACCTTCTTTGAAGATGCTTTTCCTTTCCAGAATCTAAACGAGGGAACTGACCAATCCTTCCTAGATGAATTGAATATGAGAACACTCTATGATTATAGTACTGAGATCATGAGTGTTATCCACATTCTACATCAGCTCTTGCTACAAATTCACCCATTGTTCCTACTCCAGAGAGTTCCCTAGTACTCAACTCAGATCATGAACATTTAGAGACTTCTCCAACCCATTCAATATCCACTTGAATCCCTCCAACATCAAATCCCGCAGTTTCTGTGCCATATGCAGTTCCAGAATTGAGTACAACACCTGTTGAGGTTGCTAGAAAGTCAAGAAGGACATTTAAACCTCCCATTTGACTCAAATATTATGTAACAGCTAACAAAAGTACACAAAGTAATAGTTGCAGATATCCAATAGCTGTTGTCATAGGCTATGATCAACTGTCACCCAAATACCAAAGTTACTTATCTCAATTCTCTTCAGAACAGGAACCTAATAGCTACTATGAAGTTGCAAAGGATAAGAGGTGGATTGAGGCAATGCAGGCAGAAATAAAGGCACTTGAGGATAACAAAACTTGGGAGATAGTACCACTGCCTCCTGGGAAGAGAGCTATAGGGTACAAATGGGTATACAAAATCAAGTACAAGGCAACTGGAAGGGTTGGGAGGTTTAAAGCACGACTTGTAGCCAAAAGATATAGTCAGAAGGAGGGGTTGGATTACCAGGAAACCTTTTCACTAGTACTGAAAATGGTGACAGTCAGGAGTGTGATTACCTTAGTTGCTGCCACGCATTGGAccatccatcaaatggatgtgtaCAATGCTTTTCTTCAAGGTGATTTAACTGAAGAGGTATTCATGTGTATTCCACCAGGTTTTGTGGGATGTAACAACAGATCACTGGTATGTAAACTGCATAAGTcactctatggactcaagcaagcATCTCGGCAATGGAATATCAAACTCACTACATCACTGCTTGCATCAGGTTTTCAACAAAGCCACCTAGACTATTCTTTATTCACCAAAAAATCTTTAGGACAGCTTGTGGTAGTTCTTGTGTATGTAGATGATCGCACCATTACTGGAAATGACTTGGAGTTGATATAGGAGATTAAATCACAGTTGTAGGATAACTTCAAAATCAAAGATTTGGGAGAGCTAAAGTATTTACTGGGAATTGAGTTTGCCAGAAGTAAAAAAGGAATCTTGATGCATCAAAGGAAGTATAGCCTGGAGTTAATTGCTGATCTGGGCTTATCAGGTTCTAAACCTATGAGTTCACCTTTGGAATTGAATACCAAGCTGACCACATTGGAGTTTGATACACCCACAAACTCTACAAATGATGATACTCTATTAGAGAATCCAGGACCATACCAAATATTACTTGGAAGGCTGATGTACTTAATAGTCATTAGGCCAGACATCTCATTTGCAGTTCAAACACTAAGTCAGTTTATGCACAGTCCTAAATATTCTCATATGGATGTTGCTCTTACGATTGTGAGATATATCAAGAATTGTCATGGCTTGGGGGTGTTGATGAAAGCTGACTGGTCTGGCTCACTAGCAGTTTTCTGTGATGCTGATTGGACAGCTTGCCCCAACAGTAGGAGGTCAATAACAGGTTATCTAGTAAAGTTTGGTGATTCCCTTATTTCATCGAAGTCCAAGAAACAATCAACAGTTTCCAGAAGTTTTGCTGAAGCAGAATATAGGAGTATCACCATTTGTTTAGCTCATTGGCTTGTTTAAGGAGTTAGGTGTTACTCAACAAAATCCAGTTTCTAACTACTGTGATAGTAAATCAACAATCGAAATTGCAGCTAATCCTGTCTTTCGTGAACGGACCAAACATATAGACATCGATTGCCATTTTACGCGCGAGAAGATCCAGTCAGGGTTGATCCACACTGTTTATGTCAATACTGCTGATCAGCAAGCAGACATTCTCACCAAAGGCCTGAGCAGAATGCAACATAGCTATTTGTTATCCAATCTAGGGATGAAGAACATCTTCACCTCCTCTAGCTTGAGGGGGGTGGGGGTGTGGTGTTGAGAGTATGAATGCATTGGGCAGTGAAGTAACTTAAGACAACTAACTAGAGTTTGGTCTAATCATAGTTTAACTAACTATAGTTAGCAATTAGCTAGTCTAGTTGTATTATTATATAACTGGTAGTTAAAACTGTACAAAGGCGGTTACTTTGATAATAAAGATGAGCTTTCTTCTTCCCCAATTTCTTCTCTCATTTCTAAGTTCAACATTCAGCTTCGATtcacaaattcaacaacaaccaCCTTGGCCTAGTACATTAGGACAAGTACGCAGATAGCCATTCTCAGGGACGCTATTTAGGGATTAGCCAGTACTTATTTTTTCCTGAAATTTTAACTTCAAGGTAATTCAGGATATTTTATCCGAAAAAATTGAAATTCAGGACGAACTGACTAATTCCTAAATAACAACCCTTTAGAGTGGATACTTGGTGTCATTTCTACTAGTACATCCCACAAACCCCATAGAAATTTTAGACAAATATTAATTAATGGACccataatttcttttgttttggttTAAAATAATTTGTAATAGGGAAAAAAGGTGACATATTTGGTGTTAGCATCGTTTGATCTGGAAGGAGATCGAAGTATTTCATTCAATCTCACGATAAGAAGATTGTCCAATAAGGTAAATTAATAAGAGGACCGTCCCAGCTaaaaaatttgataattttctcCATAATACTGATAATTTCTTTTTCATGAAGCTAACCTACATTTATATATACTTTGAAGCCTAaccaaattttaataattttttttaaaaaaaggtccTTAATTGTTCTTATAAACACAAAACTAAATATGAAACCTAAACAAGGATatatttaatttacttttaataAATGTCAGTAAAAAATATCTCAAAAAAAAGGTGAGCTTATTATATATTGTCTTGTGAAATTAACAAAACAAAGTgaaatatttaaataataattattaagaAAGTGACCATACACATTAGAATCAAacattttaaataaataaaaataaatcgtCTATAATAGTCATATTAATATTACTATTTTCAAGCAAGAACCAATATTGCTGTCATTTCTCTAACATTTAACAATGTTAATATTATGAGGTTGTTACACGAATAGCCGGGCAGATTTACTATTCACATTTCTAACCCctatacatagattatatattgattatatacagttatacattatatatatatacaaaatacataTTTGATATATCCGCCAGCTATTTTTGATTTAAGAGATTAAATGGAccgctatttgggttaattctttcATAGTGTTTAGTGGGTTTGGAGGTGTATGCCGAAGGATACAGGGAGTAAGAAATTTACAGATAAAAAGAAATTGCATAATGTtgtaagtttattcatttgaaaatgcaaaaaggaaaaggcatcggtttctttttgtattttccaGATATATCTTTTACTAAACAGAAAAATATTGCATAGTTTAGGCCTTAGGGGAGTATTCTAATTCCAATTAAATTGCCTAATTTCTGGAATtaggttgtaacgacccgaccggtcgttttaagctctagcgcgtcgttcagcagtttggggccatgagcagcttcacttcaggtattatgacttgtacgcatagtcggaattgaattctggggaattcagagttgatttggaaagggaattctcatttcggaagctttaagttgaaagaattgactaagattggatttcagagtaaacgacctcggaatcgggagcTGAAGGTtctagtaggttcgtatgatgatttcggacttgggcgtatgtccggaccgGGTTTTaaaagacccgggaacgttttggctcctattgtggaagttagcattttggaataaatttcataagtttgggttgaagtgcatttcagtgttatcgatattCGTTTAGGATTTCGAGTCTGGAAGTAGCTCCGTAtcgtgattctggtgttgggagcgtgatcggaagtgaattcggaggtccgtgggtcattttggagtcatttggctaaagatagaaatttgaaggtttttgagaagtttgaccgaaagtggacattttgatatcggggtcggaatccgattctagAAGTGGgaataggtctgtaatgtcgaatatggcttatgtgcaaaatttaaagtcaatcggacatgatttgataggtttaaacatcgaaagtagaagtttgagattctaaagttcataaagctcggattggaggtcgattcatgattttaacgTTGTTGATATGATTGGAGGCCTCgaacaagtccgtaatgtgttttgggactggttggtatgattagttggggtcccgggggcccggggtagattccgggtggttaacagatcgaaTTGGAACTTGAAGGGTGAGCTGAAGGGgtctggttgctggtgtaaccgttTCTGCGGAGGgttcaccgcagaagcggcctcgCAGAAGAGAGGAAGGGAACCGCAGGAGCGGTTACAAGCGAATGAGTCAGAGGCCGCTGGTGCAAAGGAATTCCCGCACCTGCGTGATCACAAATGCGGTCGGGTGCGGCGCAGAAGCGGGCTGGGGCAGCTGGAGGAGGACTGCAAAAGCGGTATTGGAATCGCACCTGCGGAAcagcagaagcggtcaagtgaccgcatgtgcggaaagggctggaggcagtgagtgttttaaaaatcgggatttggccatttctctcattttcctcttcgggttggatgattttggagcttttggaagagaaattttcttcatctatgtcaaggtaagttgttCTCACTCATTAGatgttaaatacatggttttgtttcggatttgaccatgaaaattggtagaaacttggggtttgaggaaaAACCTAAAAAAtggatattttggatttttgaccacgagtttgggtatgaaattgagaataaattatatatttgagttcgtgaggctatgggtaaactttatctttgaaaaatttcggaatccgggcacgtgggcccgagggcaattttgtcaacttttcgatcggggttaagaattgttataaattggattgtaatgagtaattgaacatatattaatggatttgcataattattggctagttttggagcattgtgcatcgattcgagtcttcggaagagcgtggaatgccggttatggatcttcggagcgaggtgagtctcctttctaaccttgtaagagggaattatccccataggtgaaataattggttatgtgctcctatttatgggggctacgtacacatgagatgacgagagtccgtgcgtagctactaatatgtgtaagtccgggtagttttggacccaaaagcatgctatacttggaatatccgtaatcttgttggcagttgaattgcCTAAATCCCATCGAattggtaaataaatttctaaaaggattaaactttatttttttaaaatcattaaaagaggattggcttttatttggataaatattccccgataaattcttaattaactgtttgagcatgtattctATGTGTACATgcatcacatgtatgattcgcgagtagggtgattatttatttaaaattgacCGTGTCGCATGTGTGATTCGCGAGCgggataatagatgcatctatggttcgcgtcgttcgaccctcggcagtgcacactttacatttctgttggatcaggtcgtacgtcctcgacatgatttgc
The Nicotiana sylvestris chromosome 11, ASM39365v2, whole genome shotgun sequence DNA segment above includes these coding regions:
- the LOC138880723 gene encoding uncharacterized mitochondrial protein AtMg00810-like, which translates into the protein MHQRKYSLELIADLGLSGSKPMSSPLELNTKLTTLEFDTPTNSTNDDTLLENPGPYQILLGRLMYLIVIRPDISFAVQTLSQFMHSPKYSHMDVALTIVRYIKNCHGLGVLMKADWSGSLAVFCDADWTACPNSRRSITGYLVKFGDSLISSKSKKQSTVSRSFAEAEYRSITICLAHWLV